In one Rutidosis leptorrhynchoides isolate AG116_Rl617_1_P2 chromosome 8, CSIRO_AGI_Rlap_v1, whole genome shotgun sequence genomic region, the following are encoded:
- the LOC139863570 gene encoding uncharacterized protein has protein sequence MSDLMIQGPCGEKNPNCVCTDINKKCIKKFPKPFSDVTSLDTNGYPIYKRRDNGRKIMKQGHEIDNRNGNDRVTAGVYDKDTDEIKQYYDCRYVSSCEAVWRMLAFDINHINPTVIRLAFHLEDQHSVIFDETQLIEDVIEDLSVNVSQFLEWMKCNETNDDTKLLTYVEFPTKFVWNRDTRLWTPRKKFTGLIGCIHHVSPQIRELFFLRILLNKVRGPTCYQDIRTVNGIVCPTFKAACYEMGLLDDDQEYIESIKSASVWGSGSWLRNFFAQLLLSESLSRREDVFEKTFDYLSTDIIHQSISRIQPTREMIQNLIWNDIENTLQSNGKSLRGFSSMPVPTSTNWNLSENPLIIDELSYDMSALETEHLELIGKLNSDQKKAYDTIINAVEADNGGVFFLYRYGGTGKTFLWTTLSAAF, from the exons ATGTCTGACCTAATGATACAGGGACCATGCGGTGAGAAAAATCCTAATTGTGTATGCACTGACATTAACAAAAAGTGCATAAAAAAATTTCCAAAACCATTTTCGGACGTCACAAGTTTAGATACGAATGGATACCCAATTTATAAGAGACGAGATAATGGCAGAAAGATCATGAAACAAGGACACGAGATTGATAACAGAAAC GGAAATGATCGAGTTACTGCAGGTGTCTACGACAAAGACACGGATGAAATCAAACAATACTATGACTGTCGATACGTATCGTCATGTGAGGCAGTTTGGCGAATGTTAGCTTTTGATATAAACCATATAAATCCAACTGTTATTCGTTTAGCGTTTCACTTGGAAGACCAACATTCCGTCATTTTTGATGAAACACAATTAATTGAAGATGTTATAGAAGATCTGTCAGTTAACGTATCCCAGTTTCTAGAATGGATGAAATGTAATGAAACGAACGATGACACCAAACTGTTGACGTACGTAGAATTTCCTACAAAGTTTGTGTGGAACAGAGATACACGACTATGGACACCAAGGAAGAAATTTACCGGATTAATAGGATGTATTCATCACGTCTCACCTCAAATCAGAGAACTATTTTTCCTACGAATTTTATTGAACAAAGTACGAGGTCCTACATGCTACCAAGATATCAGGACAGTTAATGGTATTGTATGCCCAACATTCAAAGCAGCTTGCTATGAAATGGGGTTGTTAGACGATGATCAAGAATACATCGAAAGTATCAAGTCTGCAAGTGTTTGGGGATCAGGTAGTTGGCTTCGTAATTTTTTCGCCCAACTTCTTCTGTCAGAAAGTCTAAGTAGACGAGAAGATGTATTTGAAAAAACTTTTGATTACTTATCTACTGATATAATTCATCAAAGCATATCCA GGATTCAGCCAACTAGAGAAATGATTCAGAACCTTATTTGGAATGACATCGAAAATACACTTCAATCTAATGGTAAATCCTTACGCGGCTTCAGTTCAATGCCGGTCCCTACGTCTACAAACTGGAATTTGTCTGAAAATCCTCTAATTATTGATGAACTGTCGTACGATATGTCCGCACTAGAAACAGAGCATCTAGAACTTATAGGTAAATTAAATTCAGATCAAAAGAAGGCATACGACACCATCATAAATGCAGTTGAAGCTGATAACGGTGGAGTTTTCTTTTTATATAGATACGGTGGAACCGGAAAAACTTTTCTGTGGACAACTCTTTCAGCTGCTTTTTGA